In Vanrija pseudolonga chromosome 4, complete sequence, a single window of DNA contains:
- the Rnh1 gene encoding Ribonuclease inhibitor produces the protein MALVSVPSGDLVYVVGQNLSGVTGAYRILMEISPQMHRLDAGHNALGNDGAVALFRGLATQRMRFSAGKGAQAWGMREVRMGQNNVGDEGLANAVWYASEDQELKSLWMPANSITFASDPGHLSALIEQLNKSHLTELRLANNRLSPAAVEQLFTNLEAPRLRALHLSSCRLPAEVAPAIADFVASSRSYGLEILELNGNSLGAKGVSAVVDALQSSNFTLLRLGLHANNARHARSTGSDDDWDSEEEWSSASDADSDAAACRQQTERRLPALLERNRLLSRRVKDAAARALAPMRIILHAQAPPEQGEVDSQQAQLQNLSIGTTGTSDTAKPEAPAPSPSEAPAPFDSFPLLRLPRELQLVVARHCSGDAEALSEAQWSRITTYAGERASLARMAERSRLALFAAATGPSRAARLERKTKMLEVLDEWRSRYRCDQWEINPEPSGLW, from the exons atggcgcTCGTATCCGTCCCCAGTGGCGACCTGGTCTACGTCGTGGGCCAGAACCTCAGCGGCGTCACTGGCG CGTACCGCATCCTCATGGAGATCTCGCCGCAGATgcaccgcctcgacgcggggCACAACGCgctcggcaacgacggcgccgtcgccctcttccgcggcctcgcgacCCAGCGCATGCGCTTCAGCGCCGGGAAGGGCGCGCAGGCGTGGGGCATGCGCGAGGTGCGCATGGGGCAGAACAATGTCGGCGACGAAGGGCTAGCCAACGCCGTGTGGTACGCTAGCGAAGACCAGGAGCTCAAGAGCCTGTGGATGCCGGCTAACAGCATTACT TTTGCATCGGACCCAGGACACCTGTCGGCTCTGATTGAGCAGCTCAACAAGTCACATTTGACAGAACTGCGACTAGCGAACAACCGACTTTCCCCCGCGGCTGTAGAGCAGCTCTTCACGAACCTCGAGGCGCCGCGTCTCCGCGCGTTGCATCTGTCCTCCTGTCGACTCCCAGCCGAGGTGGCGCCCGCGATCGCGGACtttgtcgcgtcgtcgcggtctTACGgcctcgagatcctcgagctcaacgGCAATAGCCTCGGAGCAAAGGGTGTatccgccgtcgtcgacgcgctgcagTCGAGCAACTTTaccctcctccgcctggGTCTTCACGCCAACAACGCGCGACACGCGAGAAGTACAGgatccgacgacgactgggacaGCGAAGAGGAatggtcgagcgcgagcgatgccgactcggacgcggCCGCGTGCCGCCAACAAACGGAGCGCCGTCTCCCCGCGCTTCTTGAACGGAATCGCCTCCTCAGCCGCCGCGTCAAGGACGCAGCGGCCAGAGCACTCGCGCCGATGAGGATAATCCTGCACGCTCAAGCGCCTCCGGAGCAAGGCGAGGTCGATTCCCAGCAGGCCCAGCTCCAGAACCTCAGTATCGGTACGACGGGGACGAGCGATaccgccaagcccgaggcccCGGCCCCATCACCTTCTGAAGCACCTGCGCCCTTCGACTCCTTCCCGCTGCTCCGGCTCCCTCGGGAGCTGCAGCTAGTCGTGGCACGCCACTGCTCGGGTGACGCAGAGGCACTGTCCGAGGCCCAGTGGAGCCGGATCACGACCTacgcgggcgagcgcgccagcctTGCCCGCATGGCCGAACGgtcgcggctggcgctgtTCGCCGCAGCCACTGGCCCGAGCCGGGCCGCCCGTCTCGAGCGCAAGACCAAGAtgctcgaggtgctcgacgagtggCGCTCGCGGTATCGCTGCGACCAGTGGGAGATCAACCCCGAGCCTAGCGGCTTGTGGTAG